A genomic region of Terriglobales bacterium contains the following coding sequences:
- a CDS encoding fibronectin type III domain-containing protein, whose translation MSSKKLSGICSLCAALLALACAAGCGLPGAPQPPSLELPKTVGDLRAARKGARVILTWTPPRQTTDRRSVRALGPTRICSVPGTSPMTTCQTIGEAPGGAPPGRNEQTQSEFVDTLPADLMASQPTGFVTYAVEVLNTRGRGAGLSNQVQAPTAPTAPPPERVSSAVIPEGVQISASGGEGLPRPSPGLTIEYHVFRKPEGGNVTVDLGAAIVNAELGRAYSLIFLDRNIEWEKTYTYHVAAVTTLTRDGTKIVVEGDDSPPVKVFAHDTFPPAAPSGVQAVFASAGAQRFIDLTWTPNTDADLAGYNVYRREEGGAAVRTNSELLKAPAFRDTNVVARGRYLYSVTAVDVRGNESEKSAEATESVPQQ comes from the coding sequence ATGTCCTCTAAGAAACTCAGCGGGATTTGCTCGCTGTGCGCGGCGTTGCTGGCGCTCGCCTGCGCGGCGGGGTGCGGGCTGCCGGGAGCGCCGCAGCCGCCGTCGCTGGAATTGCCGAAGACGGTGGGCGACCTGCGCGCCGCGCGCAAGGGTGCGCGCGTGATCCTGACCTGGACGCCGCCTCGCCAGACGACGGATCGGAGGAGCGTGCGCGCGCTAGGGCCGACGCGCATCTGCAGTGTTCCGGGGACGTCGCCAATGACCACCTGCCAGACGATTGGTGAGGCGCCAGGCGGAGCGCCGCCGGGGCGCAACGAGCAGACACAATCCGAGTTCGTGGATACGTTGCCGGCCGATCTGATGGCGAGCCAGCCTACCGGGTTCGTGACTTACGCGGTCGAGGTGCTGAACACGCGCGGGCGCGGCGCGGGGCTCTCAAACCAGGTGCAGGCGCCGACCGCGCCCACGGCGCCGCCGCCGGAGAGAGTTTCATCCGCGGTTATTCCCGAAGGCGTTCAAATTAGCGCCAGCGGAGGCGAAGGGTTGCCTCGGCCATCGCCGGGGCTGACGATCGAGTATCACGTGTTCCGAAAACCAGAGGGCGGAAACGTGACTGTTGATTTGGGCGCGGCGATCGTCAACGCGGAATTAGGCCGCGCGTACAGCCTGATATTCCTGGATCGCAACATCGAATGGGAGAAGACCTACACGTACCACGTCGCCGCGGTGACCACCCTGACCCGGGATGGCACGAAGATCGTCGTCGAAGGCGATGACTCGCCACCGGTCAAAGTCTTCGCGCACGACACGTTCCCGCCGGCGGCGCCCTCAGGCGTGCAAGCTGTATTTGCCTCGGCGGGCGCACAACGCTTTATCGATCTGACGTGGACGCCGAATACCGATGCCGACCTGGCCGGGTACAACGTCTACCGGCGCGAGGAGGGCGGCGCCGCGGTGCGAACCAACAGCGAGTTGCTGAAGGCGCCCGCGTTCCGCGACACGAACGTCGTGGCCAGGGGGCGATATCTGTATTCGGTTACCGCCGTCGACGTGCGCGGCAACGAGAGCGAGAAATCCGCGGAGGCCACGGAGAGCGTACCGCAGCAGTAG
- a CDS encoding NAD(P)H-binding protein produces the protein MAAKTVFVAGGSGYMGRRMIARLLERGHTVRAMARRGSESRLPVGCDAVIGDALRGESYDGVLRAGETFVHLVGVAHPGPAKAAEFKTIDLASIQASAPAAARAGITHFVYVSVGQPAPVMKAYQAVRAEGERLLRESGMNCTVLRPWYVLGPGHRWPYALLPFYWICERLPATREGARRLGLVTLDEMVGALVHAVENPARGFEVFPVPAIRANGRKMLPADSRR, from the coding sequence ATGGCTGCAAAAACTGTTTTCGTCGCCGGCGGCAGCGGGTACATGGGCCGCCGGATGATCGCGCGGCTGTTGGAGCGCGGGCATACCGTGCGGGCGATGGCGCGGCGCGGATCGGAGTCGCGGCTGCCGGTGGGATGTGACGCGGTGATCGGCGACGCGCTGCGCGGCGAGTCATACGATGGCGTACTGCGCGCGGGCGAAACCTTCGTCCACCTGGTGGGCGTGGCGCACCCCGGTCCGGCGAAGGCGGCTGAGTTCAAGACGATTGACCTGGCTTCCATACAGGCGTCGGCGCCGGCGGCGGCGCGCGCCGGGATCACGCATTTCGTTTACGTGAGCGTGGGACAGCCAGCGCCGGTGATGAAGGCGTACCAGGCGGTGCGGGCGGAAGGCGAGCGGCTGCTGCGCGAGTCGGGGATGAACTGCACCGTGCTGCGGCCGTGGTACGTGCTTGGACCAGGGCATCGCTGGCCTTACGCGCTGCTGCCGTTCTACTGGATCTGCGAGCGGCTCCCGGCAACGCGCGAGGGCGCGCGGCGGCTCGGGCTGGTCACGCTGGACGAGATGGTGGGGGCGCTGGTGCATGCGGTGGAGAATCCGGCGCGCGGCTTCGAAGTCTTTCCTGTGCCCGCGATCCGGGCCAACGGCAGAAAAATGCTTCCCGCGGATTCACGCCGATGA
- a CDS encoding fumarylacetoacetate hydrolase family protein has translation MKYCRFQTDEAIQYGVVEVAGGREMITRTLQPLPVANARVTAPNGGFQPVPLAEAKLLAPVAPSKIVCVGRNYREHAAELGNEVPVELLIFLKPPSSIIGPAQPIRRPKISQRVDHEGELGAIIGKTCSRLSDDEPVRPYIHGYTCVNDVTARDLQKKDGQWTRGKGFDTFCPVGPVVSTEPDPWAGVNVETRVNGQVRQSGNTRDFIFTLDHVVRYISRVMTLFPGDLISTGTPAGVGPLAAGDLVEVTVEGVGTLSNVVVDE, from the coding sequence ATGAAATATTGCCGTTTCCAAACAGACGAGGCCATTCAGTACGGAGTGGTGGAAGTGGCCGGCGGGCGCGAGATGATTACGCGAACGCTGCAGCCGCTGCCGGTGGCGAACGCGCGCGTTACCGCGCCCAACGGGGGTTTCCAGCCGGTGCCGCTGGCCGAAGCGAAGCTGCTGGCGCCGGTGGCGCCATCGAAGATCGTGTGCGTGGGGCGCAACTATCGCGAGCACGCAGCGGAACTGGGCAACGAGGTGCCGGTGGAGCTGCTCATCTTCCTGAAGCCGCCGTCGTCGATCATCGGGCCGGCGCAGCCGATACGGCGTCCGAAAATTTCACAGCGGGTGGACCACGAGGGCGAGCTGGGGGCGATCATCGGAAAGACGTGCAGCCGCCTCAGCGACGACGAGCCGGTGCGTCCGTATATCCATGGCTACACCTGCGTGAACGACGTTACGGCGCGCGATCTCCAGAAAAAAGACGGCCAGTGGACGCGCGGCAAAGGCTTTGACACGTTCTGCCCGGTCGGCCCGGTGGTTTCCACCGAGCCGGACCCGTGGGCGGGCGTGAACGTGGAAACGCGCGTGAACGGCCAGGTGCGGCAAAGCGGCAACACGCGCGACTTCATCTTCACGCTCGACCACGTGGTGCGCTACATCTCGCGGGTGATGACGCTGTTTCCCGGAGACCTGATCTCGACCGGCACGCCGGCAGGTGTGGGTCCGCTGGCGGCCGGAGACCTGGTGGAGGTCACGGTGGAAGGCGTGGGCACCCTGAGCAACGTGGTGGTGGACGAATGA
- a CDS encoding STAS domain-containing protein encodes MSVQFNTRQENGVIVLEVTGRLILGESGSGLYDRVVEHLKRGENKVVLSLGGVSYIDSSGLGEMARALTAVRREGGDIKLSSLTRKVQELVQVTQIYKIFDVRPTDAAALAAFQ; translated from the coding sequence ATGAGCGTCCAGTTCAACACGCGCCAGGAGAATGGCGTCATCGTGCTGGAAGTGACCGGCCGCCTCATCCTCGGCGAAAGCGGCAGCGGTCTTTACGACCGCGTGGTCGAACACCTCAAGCGCGGCGAAAACAAGGTAGTGCTGAGCCTGGGCGGCGTCAGCTACATCGACAGCTCCGGCCTCGGCGAAATGGCCCGCGCGCTCACCGCCGTCCGCCGCGAAGGCGGCGACATCAAGCTTTCCTCGCTCACCCGCAAGGTCCAGGAACTGGTCCAGGTCACGCAGATCTACAAGATCTTCGACGTCCGCCCCACCGACGCCGCCGCCCTCGCCGCCTTCCAGTAG
- a CDS encoding cytochrome c biogenesis protein CcdA, giving the protein MTSLPLPIAAFVAGLLSFLSPCVLPLVPGYVSLISGTGVDELRAAEQQHLFRRVMLNSITFILGFSIVFISLGAVATGIGQATRSYYPLLTRLAGVVIIIFGLHLTGLLKIKALYADKRLHEVKGGSTAFGAFVVGFAFAFGWTPCIGPILATILAFAASQEHVSRGVLLLAVYSAGLAVPFLLTSLGIDRFLAFYGRFRRHLHTVEVASGVLLIVIGALVLTRHFTVLSGYLSFLNRFAL; this is encoded by the coding sequence ATGACATCACTGCCGCTGCCCATTGCCGCGTTCGTCGCCGGACTGCTGTCGTTTCTCTCGCCGTGCGTGCTGCCGCTGGTGCCGGGGTATGTTTCGCTGATCTCAGGCACGGGCGTGGACGAATTGCGCGCCGCCGAGCAGCAGCACCTGTTCCGGCGGGTGATGCTGAACTCCATTACGTTCATCCTGGGCTTCAGCATCGTGTTCATCTCGCTGGGCGCGGTGGCAACCGGGATTGGGCAGGCGACGCGCTCGTACTATCCCCTGCTGACGCGGCTGGCGGGCGTGGTCATCATCATTTTCGGCCTGCACCTGACGGGTCTGCTGAAGATCAAGGCGCTGTACGCGGACAAGCGCCTGCACGAGGTGAAGGGCGGCAGCACCGCCTTCGGGGCGTTCGTGGTGGGATTTGCGTTCGCCTTTGGGTGGACCCCGTGCATTGGGCCGATCCTGGCGACCATCCTGGCGTTCGCGGCATCGCAGGAGCACGTCAGCCGCGGCGTCCTGTTGCTGGCGGTGTATTCGGCCGGCCTGGCGGTGCCGTTTCTGCTGACGTCGCTGGGCATTGATCGTTTCCTGGCGTTCTATGGACGGTTTCGGCGGCACCTGCACACGGTGGAGGTTGCCAGCGGCGTGCTGCTGATCGTGATTGGCGCACTCGTGCTGACGCGGCACTTCACGGTGCTGAGCGGATACTTGTCATTCCTGAACCGGTTCGCACTTTAA